In Gimesia panareensis, the genomic window CCGCTGTCATTCCAGATGACACTGGAAGGCCGATCCACAGCTGGCGGGCCATCCTGCTGCCCTGGCTGGAAGCGGCTGGCAGATCTGAACCGCCTGCGTTCGAGTATTCTTTCAGCGAGCCCTGGAACAGCCCTTCTAACCGGCGGGCCGTCCAGGACAACTCCGATCTTTATACCCTGCTGATCACCAGTGACGGCACACAAATCATTCAGAGATCAAAATTAGCAGCCGTGATTGGAGAGCATACGTATTGGAGTCCCCGGGGTGACTGTCGTCGTATTCAACATCCAGAAAATGAGGGCGAACATCACATTCTGTTAATGGAAATCCCGCATCTGGAAGGTCCCTGGAGCGAACCCAATGACATCACTTTTGAGGAAGTACTGACACTCAGTCAGAAAAACGGTTTTCACCCTCATGGATCTCATATTCTATATGATGATGGCAACGTTAGCTGGCTCTCTCCGGAAGAACTGACCGAAGCAAATTTGAGGCAACTTCTCTGTCCGTTTGAAACAACAGGTTCAGCATCCAAAGCTGAGCAGTCTCCCTGATTTTTCATCTACTACGTAAAATAAAATATCTCCTGTTGACTTAGTGTCTCAAAGACACTATCTTTCCGGTAATCCAGGTTGAAACCAGCCTGCTACTCGACAGGAGAGTCCCTGATGACGACTTTAGTACAACTCAATCAGTCCAAACCACGTGCCACGCAACTGCAACCGCGTTATCACGTCACTGTCCTCTCCAATTTCGCCCGCGGTTACGATAAATACGCGCGTGACTACTCTAAAGCACGCATCTCCGAAAGCAGATTTACTGATAAATTTCATCTGCTGGAACTCGATCAGCTGCAGATTGGCATCGAGAAAAATAATCGCCTGCTTAAAAAACTGAACCTGCCGGATAATCAATTGCTGGTTCTGGAAACATTCGTCGATCCCGATCAGCTGCAGGTGACAGAACAAACCGGACTGGGGCACTATATCCAGAGAGAAGCCATTCGACTGCAGCGCGTTTACCTGGTTGATCGGGATTTGACACTCCATGAAATTTCCCTCGAAGAAGCCATGGCGAGGTCACTTTCAATATTACAACGTAACCTTTCTGACTTCAGCGAGTTAACCCCCCGTTCCGTTTCACTGCTACCGGTTGCCATCGGCTGCCAGGCAAAATGTTCGTTCTGTTTTTCCAAATCCTCTGCGTCCACTGACCAGGAAAAAGGGACTCTGTCTCCCGAATACATCAATACCATCCTGCAGACAGCGAAAGCACGCGGTGCTCAAAGGGCCGTGATTACCGGCGGTGGCGAGCCGACTCTCTACCCGCGTGCAAAGTTGCTGGAACTGATCCGTCTCGCTGCCAACTGGTTCCCGGAGAAAGTGGTTCTGATCACCAATG contains:
- a CDS encoding radical SAM protein, producing MTTLVQLNQSKPRATQLQPRYHVTVLSNFARGYDKYARDYSKARISESRFTDKFHLLELDQLQIGIEKNNRLLKKLNLPDNQLLVLETFVDPDQLQVTEQTGLGHYIQREAIRLQRVYLVDRDLTLHEISLEEAMARSLSILQRNLSDFSELTPRSVSLLPVAIGCQAKCSFCFSKSSASTDQEKGTLSPEYINTILQTAKARGAQRAVITGGGEPTLYPRAKLLELIRLAANWFPEKVVLITNGYLLTEMSTTERLAFLEELQAVGLTTLAISHHHYDSAVNRRIMNLEIDIAKISKCLTGQPDRFPSLSMRLICVLQKAGIESQSAIRNYLDWAASLKIREVCFKELYVSTSVESVYFSRPANEWSEAHQVPLQLLLDYFQQEQWVRIGELPWGAPIYTGMIKGVPMKVAAYTEPSLLWELNQGLCRSWNIMADGRCLTSLEDRRSEIQIV
- a CDS encoding DUF1559 family PulG-like putative transporter, which gives rise to MLSIGEIIIALVILAILVILLLPEEQVADNSGSRERFRSQLKQLGLACQEYQAKYGCLPPAVIPDDTGRPIHSWRAILLPWLEAAGRSEPPAFEYSFSEPWNSPSNRRAVQDNSDLYTLLITSDGTQIIQRSKLAAVIGEHTYWSPRGDCRRIQHPENEGEHHILLMEIPHLEGPWSEPNDITFEEVLTLSQKNGFHPHGSHILYDDGNVSWLSPEELTEANLRQLLCPFETTGSASKAEQSP